One Candidatus Krumholzibacteriota bacterium genomic window carries:
- a CDS encoding DUF4876 domain-containing protein: protein MRRLAAISLFAALALSWGCAKKMPNEPDGTGSIFATVADVSGFFEGSVPGEPFPLDGVEVRIQGRTHDFSGAVNTGNGSTASFDRLPAGRYSLFARKEVLDGDARKIFTGSADILVDGGGTVDANVTTDIVGTSDLLINEIFYAGSDASSFFFYDQYVEIHNSSGDTLYLDGMFLTRQTQTVYPDQNDIDHVRALYVFQFPGTPATGRQYPIAPGEYVVVAADAVDHSAWIPSSIDLSVADWEFFNPLANDYDNPDVPNIISINPYSRSDYLINLAHGSVVLATGEEYFFEEMDEETIRVGIPIGTVVDGVEYASSTDKTKQLTTRVDAGFAGIGNTRYSGQSAERREPGLDTNDSTFDFELSARPTIGYSHAE from the coding sequence GTGAGACGCCTCGCGGCCATAAGCCTCTTCGCGGCGCTCGCGCTTTCCTGGGGGTGCGCGAAGAAGATGCCGAACGAGCCGGACGGCACGGGGAGCATCTTCGCCACGGTCGCCGACGTGTCGGGGTTCTTCGAGGGGAGCGTTCCCGGTGAGCCCTTCCCCCTCGACGGCGTCGAGGTGCGCATCCAGGGGCGCACGCACGACTTCTCCGGCGCCGTGAACACCGGAAACGGCTCCACGGCGAGCTTCGATCGCCTGCCCGCCGGACGGTACAGCCTCTTCGCGCGCAAGGAGGTCCTCGACGGGGACGCGAGGAAGATCTTCACCGGCTCGGCCGACATCCTCGTCGACGGGGGCGGGACCGTCGATGCAAACGTGACGACCGACATCGTGGGAACGAGCGATCTCCTGATCAACGAGATCTTCTACGCGGGCTCCGACGCGTCCTCCTTCTTCTTCTACGACCAGTACGTCGAGATCCACAATTCGTCGGGAGACACGCTCTATCTCGACGGCATGTTCCTCACGCGGCAGACGCAGACGGTCTATCCCGACCAGAACGACATCGACCACGTCCGGGCGCTCTACGTCTTCCAGTTCCCCGGGACGCCGGCGACGGGCCGGCAGTACCCCATCGCGCCGGGAGAGTACGTCGTCGTCGCGGCGGACGCCGTCGACCACAGCGCCTGGATACCGAGCAGCATCGACCTCTCCGTGGCCGACTGGGAGTTCTTCAACCCGCTGGCCAACGACTACGACAACCCCGACGTGCCGAACATCATCAGCATCAACCCGTACAGCAGGTCCGACTACCTGATCAACCTGGCGCACGGGTCCGTCGTGCTGGCCACCGGGGAAGAGTACTTCTTCGAGGAGATGGACGAGGAGACGATCCGCGTCGGGATCCCGATCGGCACGGTCGTCGACGGCGTCGAGTACGCGTCGAGCACGGACAAGACGAAGCAACTCACCACACGCGTCGACGCGGGATTCGCGGGGATCGGCAACACGCGATACAGCGGGCAGTCGGCGGAACGGCGCGAGCCGGGCCTCGACACGAACGATTCGACCTTCGATTTCGAGCTTTCGGCGCGCCCGACCATCGGGTACTCCCACGCCGAATAG
- a CDS encoding DUF4876 domain-containing protein, translating into MSVRNATAVLAAAILAALAGCAKEMPGEPDGSGRLYVTVADISGFFPGSQPGVPFAVDSVEIRVQGRSHDYTGSLNTGSGSEGLFEKLPSGNYSVFARKEAFADGKKKVFTGSADILVVGTGIVEDSLITDIVGTSDLLINEVFYAGSDASSYFFYDQYVELYNSSRDTLYLDGKIITRQMQTYYPDQDEVDYVRALYAFQFPGTPVTGRRYPIAPGEFVVVAADAVNHQVWVPKSIDLSVADWEFFNPLGNDYDNLNVPNVTSIHPDSRIDYLINLSHGAVVLATGEEYSFYEYDEGKFQALIPISTVVDGIEYASTTEATKELTYRVDAGFAGLGNSKYSGQSTERRELGLDTNDSTFDFELSARPTVGYSHVQ; encoded by the coding sequence ATGAGCGTACGAAATGCGACGGCGGTGCTGGCGGCGGCGATCCTGGCCGCGCTGGCCGGCTGCGCGAAGGAGATGCCCGGGGAGCCCGACGGATCGGGCCGGCTCTACGTCACCGTCGCCGACATCTCGGGGTTCTTTCCCGGGAGCCAGCCCGGCGTGCCCTTCGCCGTCGACAGCGTCGAGATACGGGTCCAGGGGCGGTCGCACGACTACACCGGATCGCTCAACACGGGAAGCGGATCGGAGGGGCTGTTCGAGAAGCTGCCCTCCGGCAACTACAGCGTCTTCGCCAGGAAGGAAGCCTTCGCCGACGGCAAGAAGAAGGTCTTCACCGGGTCGGCCGACATCCTCGTCGTCGGGACGGGGATCGTCGAGGATTCGCTGATCACCGACATCGTCGGAACGAGCGACCTTTTGATCAACGAGGTCTTCTATGCCGGGTCGGACGCCTCCTCGTACTTCTTCTACGACCAGTACGTGGAGCTCTACAACTCCTCGCGGGACACCCTCTACCTCGACGGGAAGATCATCACGAGGCAGATGCAGACCTACTATCCCGACCAGGACGAGGTCGATTACGTGCGGGCCCTCTACGCCTTCCAGTTCCCCGGCACGCCGGTCACGGGGCGCCGGTACCCGATCGCGCCGGGCGAGTTCGTCGTCGTGGCCGCCGACGCGGTCAACCACCAGGTGTGGGTGCCGAAGAGCATCGACCTCTCCGTGGCCGACTGGGAGTTCTTCAATCCGCTCGGGAACGACTACGACAACCTCAACGTGCCGAACGTCACGAGCATCCATCCGGACAGCCGCATCGATTACCTGATAAACCTGTCGCACGGCGCGGTCGTCCTCGCCACGGGCGAGGAATATTCCTTCTACGAGTACGACGAGGGCAAATTCCAGGCGCTCATCCCGATTTCGACGGTCGTCGACGGGATCGAGTACGCCTCGACCACCGAGGCGACGAAGGAGTTGACCTACCGGGTGGACGCCGGGTTCGCCGGTCTCGGCAACTCCAAGTACAGCGGCCAGTCGACCGAGCGGCGGGAACTGGGACTGGACACGAACGATTCGACCTTCGATTTCGAGCTCTCGGCGAGGCCGACCGTCGGCTACTCGCACGTGCAGTGA
- a CDS encoding DUF4876 domain-containing protein — protein MRKFAIAIAALLAALPACIKEKPSDPDGANSIVLYAVDTSRTAGEGWRTIAEATVRVNATTFYLQETYETDGEGKVAIAGLPAGEYIFVAEKTREEENVLILGNMSRTLRHVTGLVDTVFMSYLTASPLVINEVFYCGSDASKYYYYDQFIELYNSSNETIFLDGYIVCRGTQITGMVDFQAIDFALGYYGFAFPGTRGVTELCPIKPGRHLVIACDAIDHSLYSRFGVDLSGADWEFFSPLGNDYDVPGVPNLTTITDNGTDFSMNLNHAAVWIATGEEYWFEDYADPSSGTVSTYLHIPLWTVVDAVEYSANPESDKYISREVDAGLGGNGMARYTAQSIERRFPGLDSNNSTFDFVIVGPPTPGYQH, from the coding sequence ATGAGAAAGTTCGCCATCGCCATCGCGGCCCTGCTCGCCGCCCTGCCGGCGTGCATAAAGGAGAAGCCGTCTGATCCCGACGGGGCGAACAGCATCGTCCTCTACGCCGTCGACACATCACGGACGGCCGGGGAAGGGTGGCGAACGATCGCCGAGGCGACGGTAAGGGTGAACGCGACGACCTTCTATCTCCAGGAGACCTACGAGACGGACGGCGAGGGGAAGGTGGCGATCGCCGGGCTTCCCGCGGGCGAGTACATATTCGTCGCGGAAAAGACGCGGGAGGAGGAGAACGTCCTCATCCTGGGCAACATGAGCCGTACCCTCAGGCACGTGACGGGGCTCGTCGACACCGTGTTCATGTCGTACCTCACCGCGTCGCCCCTCGTCATCAACGAGGTCTTCTACTGCGGGTCCGATGCGTCGAAATACTACTACTACGACCAGTTCATCGAGCTCTACAACTCCTCGAACGAGACGATCTTCCTCGACGGCTACATCGTCTGCCGCGGCACGCAGATCACCGGGATGGTCGATTTCCAGGCGATCGATTTCGCGCTCGGCTATTACGGCTTCGCCTTCCCCGGCACGCGCGGCGTGACCGAGCTCTGCCCGATCAAGCCGGGCCGGCATCTCGTCATCGCCTGCGACGCGATCGACCATTCCCTCTACAGCCGTTTCGGGGTGGACCTCTCCGGCGCCGACTGGGAGTTCTTCAGCCCCCTCGGCAACGACTACGACGTGCCCGGGGTGCCCAATCTCACGACGATCACCGACAACGGCACCGATTTCTCGATGAACCTGAACCACGCCGCCGTCTGGATCGCGACGGGGGAGGAGTACTGGTTCGAGGATTACGCCGATCCGTCTTCCGGCACCGTCAGCACCTACCTGCACATCCCGCTCTGGACGGTCGTCGACGCGGTCGAGTATTCAGCCAATCCCGAATCCGACAAGTACATCAGCCGCGAGGTCGACGCCGGCCTCGGCGGCAACGGCATGGCCCGGTACACGGCGCAATCGATCGAACGGCGCTTCCCGGGTCTCGATTCCAACAACAGCACATTCGATTTCGTAATCGTGGGGCCTCCGACCCCGGGGTACCAGCACTGA